From Gemmatimonadaceae bacterium, the proteins below share one genomic window:
- the moaC gene encoding cyclic pyranopterin monophosphate synthase MoaC, whose amino-acid sequence MSDRKLSHINVAGDASMVDVSQKPAVPRVARAAGSITMSDEAFAAVRDAQLPKGDVLGTARIAGVMAAKRTSDLIPLCHPLLLHDVQVRLTMDEALPGVRCESEVRTVGQTGVEMEALTAVSVALLTVYDMAKAVDSRMVIGPVRLLEKRKGAP is encoded by the coding sequence ATGTCCGATCGCAAACTCTCGCACATCAATGTTGCCGGCGATGCGTCGATGGTGGACGTGAGCCAAAAGCCGGCCGTGCCGCGCGTCGCACGCGCGGCTGGCAGCATCACGATGAGTGACGAGGCCTTCGCCGCCGTGCGCGATGCACAGCTGCCCAAGGGCGACGTGCTTGGCACCGCCCGCATCGCCGGCGTGATGGCCGCCAAGCGCACGTCGGATCTGATTCCGCTCTGCCATCCGCTGCTGCTGCACGACGTGCAGGTCCGCCTGACGATGGACGAGGCGCTGCCCGGCGTGCGCTGCGAGAGCGAAGTGCGCACCGTGGGCCAGACCGGCGTGGAAATGGAGGCGCTGACGGCCGTGTCGGTCGCGCTGCTGACGGTCTACGATATGGCCAAGGCCGTGGACTCACGGATGGTCATCGGACCGGTGCGACTGCTGGAGAAGCGGAAGGGCGCGCCCTGA